Proteins encoded by one window of Lathyrus oleraceus cultivar Zhongwan6 chromosome 1, CAAS_Psat_ZW6_1.0, whole genome shotgun sequence:
- the LOC127115363 gene encoding uncharacterized protein LOC127115363, with protein MALQIHSSSPFNSFMISFCFPFQFIHKLKTYFRHSFTNSFFFLFQLFHSIFSEFTSTMARPIESVMDINDSKDLWKIVVRCRHLWTVRSSSNKEHLELILVDSKLDMIQAIVPSHLVSKYVGDLAVGASYIMQIHVRKLRTPSSLMRMYRKFQFHCLPHKMI; from the exons ATGGCTCTACAAATTCATTCTTCTTCCCCTTTCAACTCATTCATGATATCTTTCTGTTTCCCCTTTCAATTCATTCACAAATTGAAAACCTATTTTCGTCACTCATTCACAAATTCTTTCTTCTTCCTCTTTCAACTTTTCCATTCG ATTTTTTCAGAATTTACATCAACGATGGCGCGACCGATTGAATCCGTGATGGACATTAACGATTCTAAAGATTTGTGGAAGATTGTTGTTCGTTGTAGACATCTCTGGACTGTGAGAAGTTCGTCAAACAAAGAACACCTTGAACTAATTTTGGTTGACTCTAAG CTGGATATGATACAAGCAATTGTACCATCCCATCTGGTGTCGAAATATGTGGGCGATCTTGCCGTAGGAGCTTCATATATCATGCAGATTCACGTAAGAAAGTTAAGGACACCTTCAAGTCTCATGAG GATGTATCGAAAATTCCAATTTCATTGTCTTCCTCACAAGATGATATGA
- the LOC127115364 gene encoding uncharacterized protein LOC127115364 isoform X1, giving the protein MSKMINILLLITCLVTISTGHKNNDMPVGLKEEDLELERQLSILNKSPIKSIHTKSGYIVDCIDINKQPAFDHPLLKNHKLQKKPIFERNITEKRVQNSSINLKFVFEKFRCPQRTVPIRRTTKNDLIQGKSLFKAHNVTQNGSINHFARVYLTHAGAPYYGASGITSVWNPKIYKGQSSSGSLYVQNGEGDIINKISLGWHVSPQLYNDDQTHLYFFWASGKEGCFNMFCKGFVQVDQSYHFGARISKTSTYGGKIIELPLKISRDNVGNWWLKVGDKDLGYFPAALFPRLSTRADQVGWGGYTVTPAGTTSPAMGSGYIPDNDATHASYFKFVKYLEIVGMEFDPLPFMVASYNDAPNCYGLTNYKDTKKDFGYSLQFGGPGGNCRT; this is encoded by the exons ATGTCAAAAATGATCAACATATTGTTATTGATTACCTGTTTGGTGACCATTAGTACTGGCCACAAAAATAATGATATGCCTGTTGGGTTGAAAGAAGAAGATTTAGAATTGGAGAGACAACTAAGTATCCTTAACAAGTCTCCTATAAAGAGTATCCAT ACAAAATCGGGATATATAGTTGATTGTATTGATATTAACAAACAACCGGCTTTTGATCATCCTTTATTAAAAAATCACAAACTACAG AAAAAACCAATTTTTGAGAGAAATATTACTGAAAAAAGAGTTCAAAATTCATCGATCAACCTTAAATTTGTATTTGAGAAATTTAGATGTCCCCAAAGAACGGTTCCTATTCGAAGAACAACAAAAAATGATTTAATTCAAGGCAAATCTCTATTCAAGGCACATAATGTAACTCAAAATGGCTCCATTAATCAT tTTGCTCGTGTGTATCTTACACATGCGGGTGCTCCTTATTATGGAGCTAGTGGAATTACTAGTGTTTGGAATCCAAAAATTTATAAAGGTCAATCAAGCAGCGGTTCCTTATATGTTCAAAATGGAGAAGGAGACATCATTAATAAAATTTCGCTTGGATGGCAC GTATCTCCACAATTATATAACGACGATCAAActcatttatattttttttggGCG TCAGGTAAGGAGGGATGCTTTAATATGTTCTGCAAAGGTTTCGTTCAGGTTGATCAATCATATCACTTTGGTGCACGTATATCTAAAACATCAACCTATGGTGGAAAAATTATTGAGCTGCCACTTAAAATTTCTCGG GATAATGTAGGCAATTGGTGGTTAAAAGTGGGAGATAAGGATCTTGGATATTTTCCTGCAGCTTTATTCCCCAGATTGTCCACTCGAGCTGATCAAGTGGGATGGGGTGGATATACAGTAACTCCAGCGGGTACTACTAGTCCAGCAATGGGTTCTGGATACATACCAGATAATGATGCTACTCATGCATCTTATTTTAAGTTTGTTAAATATTTGGAAATAGTTGGAATGGAATTTGATCCTCTACCATTTATGGTAGCTAGTTATAATGATGCTCCAAATTGCTATGGACTTACAAACTATAAAGATACAAAAAAGGATTTTGGGTATTCTCTTCAATTTGGAGGACCAGGTGGTAATTGTAGAACTTAA
- the LOC127115364 gene encoding uncharacterized protein LOC127115364 isoform X2 — translation MSKMINILLLITCLVTISTGHKNNDMPVGLKEEDLELERQLSILNKSPIKSIHTKSGYIVDCIDINKQPAFDHPLLKNHKLQKKPIFERNITEKRVQNSSINLKFVFEKFRCPQRTVPIRRTTKNDLIQGKSLFKAHNVTQNGSINHFARVYLTHAGAPYYGASGITSVWNPKIYKGQSSSGSLYVQNGEGDIINKISLGWHSGKEGCFNMFCKGFVQVDQSYHFGARISKTSTYGGKIIELPLKISRDNVGNWWLKVGDKDLGYFPAALFPRLSTRADQVGWGGYTVTPAGTTSPAMGSGYIPDNDATHASYFKFVKYLEIVGMEFDPLPFMVASYNDAPNCYGLTNYKDTKKDFGYSLQFGGPGGNCRT, via the exons ATGTCAAAAATGATCAACATATTGTTATTGATTACCTGTTTGGTGACCATTAGTACTGGCCACAAAAATAATGATATGCCTGTTGGGTTGAAAGAAGAAGATTTAGAATTGGAGAGACAACTAAGTATCCTTAACAAGTCTCCTATAAAGAGTATCCAT ACAAAATCGGGATATATAGTTGATTGTATTGATATTAACAAACAACCGGCTTTTGATCATCCTTTATTAAAAAATCACAAACTACAG AAAAAACCAATTTTTGAGAGAAATATTACTGAAAAAAGAGTTCAAAATTCATCGATCAACCTTAAATTTGTATTTGAGAAATTTAGATGTCCCCAAAGAACGGTTCCTATTCGAAGAACAACAAAAAATGATTTAATTCAAGGCAAATCTCTATTCAAGGCACATAATGTAACTCAAAATGGCTCCATTAATCAT tTTGCTCGTGTGTATCTTACACATGCGGGTGCTCCTTATTATGGAGCTAGTGGAATTACTAGTGTTTGGAATCCAAAAATTTATAAAGGTCAATCAAGCAGCGGTTCCTTATATGTTCAAAATGGAGAAGGAGACATCATTAATAAAATTTCGCTTGGATGGCAC TCAGGTAAGGAGGGATGCTTTAATATGTTCTGCAAAGGTTTCGTTCAGGTTGATCAATCATATCACTTTGGTGCACGTATATCTAAAACATCAACCTATGGTGGAAAAATTATTGAGCTGCCACTTAAAATTTCTCGG GATAATGTAGGCAATTGGTGGTTAAAAGTGGGAGATAAGGATCTTGGATATTTTCCTGCAGCTTTATTCCCCAGATTGTCCACTCGAGCTGATCAAGTGGGATGGGGTGGATATACAGTAACTCCAGCGGGTACTACTAGTCCAGCAATGGGTTCTGGATACATACCAGATAATGATGCTACTCATGCATCTTATTTTAAGTTTGTTAAATATTTGGAAATAGTTGGAATGGAATTTGATCCTCTACCATTTATGGTAGCTAGTTATAATGATGCTCCAAATTGCTATGGACTTACAAACTATAAAGATACAAAAAAGGATTTTGGGTATTCTCTTCAATTTGGAGGACCAGGTGGTAATTGTAGAACTTAA